Genomic segment of Oncorhynchus tshawytscha isolate Ot180627B linkage group LG28, Otsh_v2.0, whole genome shotgun sequence:
gttcttccacactgatctcaacaaaccatttctgaatggacctcgCTGTGTGCACAGGGACATtttcatgctaaaacaggaaagggccttccccaaactgcggcagggtagcctagtggttagagcgttggactagtaaccggaaggttgcaggttcaaatccctgagctgacaatgtacaaatctgtcgttctgcccctgaacaggcagttaacccactgttcctaggctgtcattgaaaataagaatagttaaataaaggtaaataaataaactgttgccacaaagtcagaagcacagaatcattgtatgctgttcactggagctaaggggcctagccaaaccatgaaaaacagccccagaccattattcctcctccaccaaactttacagttggcactatgcattggggcaggtagtgtccTTTAACACACTGTTTGTGTGGCCTAGCTTGTGAGGCCTACCAATttgtggctgagctgttgttgctgctagatgtttccacttcacaataacagcacttgcagttgaccggagcagccccagtaggacagaaatttgacgaactgacttgttggaaaagtggcatcctatgacggtgccacgttgaaaatcactgagctcttcagctcCATGTagtccattctactgccaatgtttgtttatggagattgcatggctgtgtgctagattttatacacctgtcagcaacgggtgtggctgaaatagccaattcCACTaattgtccacatacttttgtaaatatagtGTAACTGGACCTTGCAGGCGGTATTAAAAGAGAGGTTTGAGAAACATTGATATGAGTAATagtgaaatttgacatttgatttCTGCAGAATGGATTACATTGCTTGATCTCTTCAGAAAGGGGTTCCCGAACTAGGAACTCACACTCAAAGCCCTGTGAGAGGGTCTGGCAGGCTGCGGTCGAGGGGCACGGAGACAACTCACACCACTTGACCACCTCACAGCGCCGCCCTGCAATGTTGGGTGGGCAATTGCAGATAAAGTCGTCCCACATGGAGTAGCACACTCCGCCGTTCAGACATGGGATGTTCTGGAGGAGACAAATAATAACTCTGTCAAGCAGTTGATTTTGTCATGGAAAATGTCATGGGGCAACTGTGTTGTCATGGGGAGGTTGTGCAGAGTCATTGggcaactacagttgaagtcggaagtttgcatacaccttagccaaatacatttaaactcgttttttcacaattcctgacatttaatcctagtaaaaattccctgtcttattccctgttaggatcaccactttattttaagaatgtgaaatgtcagaataatagtagagagaataattaatttcagcttttatttttttttatcacattcccagtgggtatgaattttacatacacttaattagtatttggtagcattgcctttaaattgtttaacttgggtcaaacgtcacaggtagccttccacaagcttcccacaataagttgggtgaattttggcccattgctcctgacagagctggtgtaactgagccaggtttgtaggcctccttgctcgcacgctctttttcagttctgcccacaaatgttctataggattgaggtcagggctttgtgatggccactccaataccttgactttgttgtccttaagccattttgccgcaaCTTTGGATGTATGATTGGGTCactgtctatttggaagacccatttgcgaccaagctttaacttcctgactgatgtcttgagatgttgcttcaatatatccacataattttcctaccccatgatgccatctattttgtgaactgcaccagtccctcctgcagcaaagcactcccaaagcaccccacaacaacCCCACCCTGTGTTTCATAGTTGGGatcgtgttcttcggcttgcaagcctccccttttacctccaaacataacaatggtcattacagCCAAGCAGCTTTCACCAGaccacatttctccaaaaagtacaatctttgtccccatgtgcagttgcaaaccgtagtctggcttttttatggtggttttggagcagtgacgtcttccttgctgagcggcttttcaggttatgtcgatataggacttgttttactgtggatatagatacttttgtacatgtttcctccagcaccttcaaaaggtcctttgctgttgttctgggattgatttgcacttttcgcaccaaagcacgttcatctttaggagacagaacgcgactcctttctgagcagtatgacatctgtgtggtcccatggtgttaatacttgcgtactattgtttgtacagatgaacgtggtaccttcaggtgtttggaaattgctcccaaggatgaaccagactagtgGAAGTCTACAagttttttctgaggttttggctgatttcttttggatGTCAAGGATGTCAagtgaagaggcactgagtttgaagtcaggccttgaaatgcatccacaggtacacctccaatggaccaaggtgcagcgtggtacgtgttcatgatcttttaattacactgaacactagaacaaaaagaAGATAAcggaacaaacaaaacagagacagaaaacaactacccacaactcaagggcgaaaacaggctgcctaagtatggttctcaattctCAATGTTctcaacgattgacagctgcctctgattgggaaccataccaggccaaacacctagaaatacaaacatagaaaaaaacatagaatgcccaccccaactcatgccctgaccaacctaaaatagagacataaaaaaaggaactaaggtcaggacgtgacactaaccgacttgccaaaattattaacaagaaatttgtagagtagttgaaaaaacatttttaatgactccaacctaagtgtatgtaaacttctgacttcaactgtatgttgtcaAAGAGAATATACTTGCAGAGCTCCAGAAACTGATTCTCAAATAGAACCCCCCATCACACTTGTAGGCAATGTCATGGCGACGTTAACTAGCTTCGATCATGCGCGGAAATTAGAGAAAATGAACAACTATGTGAAGGTTAAGGACCAAGCAGGCAATGGGACAACAAAGTAGGGTGCAAACATTGTAGTAGGGTTTTTATTTCCCCAAACTTTAAGTTGTTAACAATGTAAGAGGATTCAAGCCATAAAGTTGCATAAAATATTATAAGGTCTGTAAATTAATAAAAGTAAACTTTTCTAAAGCCTCAACATAAAGTATAACTGATGTCTACATAGCAGAGGAGGAGCAACTGTAACGATCGTCGTTGGAATGAGACAGGcgggagtgaagggcgattccggcagctccggagtgacgggcggttctggcagctcctgacagacgggcggctctggcagctcctgacagacgggcggctctggcagctcctgacagacgggcggctctggcagctcctgacagacgggcggctctggcagctcaggacaaaCGGAcggctctagcagctcaggacagacgggcggatctggcagctcaggacagatgggcggCTTTCGCTGcgtccagctctgccttggggcggcgatattccccagcctgtgcccagggcccttttccgtccaaaatctcctcccatgtccatgagtccagAAATCGCTGCTGCCCGatatcacgctgcttggtccttggttggtgggtgattctgtaacgtaATTCGTCCTCCTCTAACGAGGAGTAGtcaagatcggaccaatgcgcagcgtggtatgtgtccatgttaatatttaataaatcaactgaacactgaataacaaaacaacaaagtgaaagaaCGAAACgacaacgaaacagtcctgtctggtgaagacacaaaacagaaaacaatcacccacaaaacacatgtgggaaaaggctacctaagtatgattctcaatcagagacaacgaacgacacctgcctctgattgagaaccataccaggccaaacacataaacacaacatagaaaaaagaacatagactacccaccccaactcacgccctgacccaactaaaacaaagacataacaaaggaactaaggtcagaacgtgacagcaacTCATATCAAGGGTTAACTAAATCAAAAGCATGGCACTCAGAAGGGAATGGCCAGTTCCAAATATACAAGGCAGGTAGGCTGTAAAGATACTCATATGTGCATAGTACATTTTACCATAATATTTAGAGTTAGGGAAATCCATTTCGCCTACATGCTGGACAGAGGTGATATCATCCAAAACCTCTCCAGATTAAGGGTAATAGAATGTGCCAAGAACACCTAGCCACCAGAAAACAGCTGCACAAAACCAAAATGGTAAATTATTTGAACAAGGCTAAATGTTTGTTGCAAATGAATGTTAAAGTGCACAGGATAGGGACATTTAGCAGTGCGGCTAGATGTGTCTGTCACTCTAAGGAAGTTATCTTTCACTCTTTCATTGACTTCCCAAACCCCAAATCCCAGTATGGTCTGTTTGGTCTGCTTCGCGGCCATCCCAGGAAGTATTGGCTGCTAGGAACTTTGGGTTTATAAACTCAGTGGTGTTGTCATGAGGCAACTGTGGTATTGTCATGAGGCAACTGTGGTGTTGTCATGGGGCAACTGTGGTGAGTCATGGGGCAACTGGCATTGTCATGGGGCAACTGGGGTTTTGTCATGGGGCAACTGTGTTGAGTCATGGGGCAACTGTGGTTTATcagtatagtatgtagtatgtactgTGGTTTGTCATGGGGCAACTGTGGTTTGTcagtatagtatgtagtatatactgtgGTTTGTcagtatagtatgtagtatatactgtgGTTTGTCATGGGGCAACTGTGGTTTGTcagtatagtatgtagtatatagtatagtgtatgTCCAGCTACTCACACTGCAGACGTTGTCACTCATACATCCCTGTGTGACGTTGACCAGCTCCTCCACACCGTATGAGGCCACCGGAGTTCCTATGGGAAAGAACTGCAGCCGTTTATTGTTGATTCTCAGGTCCTGGACACAGCCTTTCAGGTAACCCCCGAAGGAGGCCGAGGCTCTCTGGTCAGACAAGCCCCCAACGTAGACCAGGTCCCCTGGCTGTGCCACCACGGGCCGGATGGGAATGGTTCCATGGCTCTGGGCCGACTGGAACAGGGTCACAGAGTCGCCCTCCAGCTGCACCGTCACCAAGTGAAAGTGGCCGTCACTGACCACTTTGCTTCCCGTCAGGCTCTCAAAATTGTTCACCTGAACTTTGACCCGGCCATCATCCAGCCACAGGCGGAGATACTGGCTGGTGCTGTTAGCCAGGACCAGGAGAAGGCCACTGGGGCGCCGGGTACGCACAAACATGGATATGGTGATGGTGCCAGAACCCAGGGGATCGTCCAAGGAGAAGACGGCATAGCTTGCTACGTCCTCGTACCCGAACTTGGCGGTGATGTACTCTGCgttgatacagagagagagagttttagaaaaataaataaagttgCAAACTATGTCCTCCCAATTATTTAATGCATAGATGAAGaactaacagagagagatggtgtcaAAACACAAAGACAATAGCATGGTTtccactacactcttagaaaaagggttccaaaacggttcttcagctgtcccattAGGAGAACACTTTTTGGATCCAAATAGGACCCTTTTAGGCTCCACATGGAACCTTTTGGAtaccatgtagaaccctctgcgGAAAGGGTCctatatggaacccaaaatggttctacctggaacaaaaaaaagTTCatcaaagggttttcctatggggaacCCTTTTCCGGTTCtagtttttctaagagtgtaccaatCTCCAGTCGGGCCACTGTGTGTTAGTGCCTTCTCTTTTTCCAAAACTATGCTATTGTCTGTTTACTAGTCTGGGAACCAGGATTGGTGTAAATTCCATTTAAACTCAGTCAAGTCATGAAGTGAATTGAAATTCTATTCCTGACATGAAAAGTTTTCAAATCATGAATTGAATTAAACTCATAAAAATTAAATGGAATTGCCCCCAATTTTGACTTGGTACCAGACTGAGATGTTTATGCCACTCATTCAAGCAGCAGGGATGGAATATTGTCAGGTGTGAGCTGGGGCAATCCGGCCCCTGAGGActagagttgcccatccctgattcaAGGTGAAGAGGACCAGTATTCAGAACTCGGACCAGTTATTTCCACCTCTCACGTTAAAGCGTTGTGGCGGGAGTCCTTGGGAACCCCTGTTTTCTGGAAAGTAAAAGCTTTCCCAGTCGGCTCCTTAAACGTTTCCTTAATCCTAAGGCCAGGTGTTATTTGATTtgcttctctctgcctctgtgtgtTTGAGTTTATGTGTGTACGttcatgtgtgcctgtgtgtgtgtgtacctgtgtgtgtacctgtgtgtgtgcatacatgtgtgtttatgagtgtgtgtgtgtgtgtgtgtgtgtgtctgtactgtatatGCTATTTTTACTAGTTCTCTAAGCTCCTTTGCAGTCTACCACAGGCTACTTTATCCACCTGTTCGGTGCCACATTACAATTCCAGCCATTCAGATTTTGGAGTGATCCTGAGGCTGAACTGTTGACCTGTAAATCAGGCAAAAATGACCATTTCCATTGTTCTTGGCTACATTATCCAAGCTTTAGGAGAAGCACATAACCATTGCTCTAATATAATATGTGGGATTATTGCATTGAAAATGACATTCTGAAGCTGTGGCTCTCATATTGTACAGTGTTTCTGCTTTACTTTGGTTTTACTGCTACATCTTCAGTGTTTTCAGACAACACTCTCCCGGCCTTACCCTCAGCACAGTCAGTAGTCCCCTTGTATGGTCTGTAGCACTCGCACATATAGCTCCTCCATCCCTGGTTTATGCAATGCCCCCGGTTCTGACACGGGTTGTCGTCACACTTGTCCTTGTCGCTGCACCCCGCTGTGACGTTGATCTGAGCCGGTGAGTTGGCGAGGGCAGGCACCACCAGCCGTGACTCCACAAACACGTCCCGAAAGCAGCCCAGGAAGTGGGCAGGCGGGACAAGTGGGACAGAAGGGTCAGCAGCCTCAGGCATCCTCTTTCCTGCTACCACACCGGAGCCCCAGCCCAGTCCCACACCTCCTAGGAAGAGGCTGTGACGGACTGAGCCGGACTCGGAGAGGCCGGAGCCTTGGTCCAGTAGGGGGGTGTCGGTGGTTGGGAACTCCTTGGTGCAGCCCACTTCATCACAGGAGGACTGAAGCAATCTGATCCCGCTTCCCTCCGCCTCACTGCCCAGCCAGGCCTCCACTGTGTGCCACTGGCCATCCGACACACTCGGCGGTAGCTCCAGAACCACTGCCCTTCTTGACTCTTGACCTCTTAGCATGCTGAGGCGTAAGTGGCTGTCGACCAGCTCGATGGTGAGCAGCAAGTCTTCGACCCGGCGCTGGAGGAGGGTGCCGACGTGCCGGTCCGTCCTGAAGCTTAGGGTGACGTTCAGAGGTACTTCAGGGTCCGATAGCTCGGTCTCCACGTACATGTAGCCGCTGGTCTCGAAGGAGAAGATGGTGGACGTCTGACAGTTGGAGCCGGTGAAGCCCGCACGGCAGGTGCAGGTGTAGGTGTGGCGGTCGTTCAGGAAGAGGGGAGAGCAGATGCTGCCATTCTTGCAGTGGTTGCCGTCGCAGCCCAGGAGGGCGACTGTACAGTTCTCACCTCCGTACAGATGGCCATCTTGGCTCTGTTGAGAGCAGAGGCACCTGTAGCCTCCATGATGGCTCTCGCAAACGCCACCATTCTGACACGGTAGCAGTTCACATGTGTTAGTGTCCTCCTCACAGATGGCACCTGTGTAGATATGTAAACAATCAGATATCTTTgcttcctgcattaaaatcagtTGGCCAttctttttgttcttttttttttatctatGTGGAATTAATATGTTATTGATATGAATCcgttttcctttttccttcatgtGAATTTGGCCATACCAAGAGATTGAAAACATTGAAAACATGAATTCAAAAGTTTGCCACATGTCATGCCATTGATTActagtttgttttttaaaatctttatttTCCTTTCAAATATATCCACATTTACCTAGTTAAATACACGTCTATATGTAGGGACATATACATATAACACTAATTTTGCAGATTGATTGGTTGATATGTTCACTTGTACTACTTTTCCTGTATCAACCAATCAAATAATAACTTTAATTATAGAAATAGATATTTGTAGTTTATTTCGTGACGTTTAGTTTGAGCACTATAGAAAGCAAGTCATAAAGAACATAAAAAGGTTGATGAAAATATTAGCGTGATAAAACAATTTGATATTCTCTTTGTAACACTTTTCTGTTCTGTGCACTGTATATCCTTACAAGAAACCTcacagagaacaacaacaacaacaaactcaATACGATCAAGAGAGCTAAATTACCTGTATAGAGTAACCACAAAATCCAAACATACACGTTGACTCTCAACATGGTCCTTGGCCAGTCCTCCTAATCAGTAGAAATCGGAATATCGGTAAATGACTCCATTGCATTTCACAGAAGTTGTTTGGAAGCCATTACAACAGATATCAGCTTCTTGTGTTTCCCCCATGGATGAATGGCTGCCCAGTCCAGTCTAAAGCCGGGATCACTACGAGCTAGATAGCCTATTTGGGATTTAGGTAATGTACTTAAAATGTCTTACAAAAGGAGTGCTAGCCAAGGAGGAGTTCACAGGACTAATTTGAGCAACAGCAAACACCTCCATTAGTCTAGTAACACGAAGGCTTACATAAGAGACTAGAACCTACCTCACCGATTATGAGTTTTTAAAATGAACTTGAATTTAATTCACCGGAACCCAGTTGAGACCAGTGTCTCATGGTGACCTGAAgaccccccaaaaatccattaatacaacaaaacaaaacaatcctAACTATAAGACAGCCTATAGTAGGAGGAGTACTGATATAGTCTATaattcaagtcaaatcaaatcaaatttgttacatacacatgtttagcagatgttattgcgggtgtggcGAAATGTTTTAGTACTTTGATAGTACACTGGTGTCACGAGAATTTTTATCCCAATGGTTGAACTCAACCATCACTACAGCTTTGACCAATTCCCAGAAGTTTGTAAGACCCTGGTTAATGAACAATTAGACAAAGCCCCCAATCTGCAATAGATCAATCCTTTATTCAGAGTACTTCTACACCTTCTACacctgtgcttctacacctgcattgcttgctgtttgtggtttttggctgggtttctgtacagcactttgagatatcagctgatgtacgaagggctatataaataaatttgatttgattttactctGAAGTCAAAAATGCAAACACAGTCATTTTATAACTCCCACCcccacctaccacacacacacacacacacacacacacacacacacacacacacacacacacacacacacacacacacacacacacacatacacacacacacacacacacactctcctcctctcctccctctttcctgttGTCAGTTTTCAGAGTTATCACACGTCGACAGTTCAGTTGGCCTTGAATGTCTCAACTCTACCCAGCTCATATTgcgaaatagtaacacaatggtCTAGTCACACACATGATTAAATTATGACTCTAacacatttcatacaattatatgatTTCAGGGTGGAATACTTTAATCAATactttaaacatataaattcctTTATCAACTGGTTTCAAAGATTTAGTGAACGGATGTTAtggacacacaaaaacacacacacacatgttggaAGTTAGGGTACCATTCAGTAAAATCCTTTACAGTATTCTATTAGCATATTGGTTAAGGTAAAAACACAGCCACCTAATACATACTTGCCTACATCAGGGTACTTTGACTCTCTGTGTGACTTGTtcattggtctctctctctccctgtctctctctctctcctctcgccctctctctttctctgtcactctctccctatctctctctctctccctgtctctctctctctcctctcgctctctctctttcactctctccctttctctttctctctctcctctcaattcaattcaattcaattcaagggtctttattggcatgggatacatatgttaacattgccaaagcaagtgaggtagataatatacaaagtgaaataaacaataaaaatgaacagcaaacattacagaagttccaaaagaataaagacattacaaatatcatattatgtatatatacagtattctctcctctctctatcatcttgctctctctcctcgctctctcttctctctctctctctctctctccctctctctctctctctctctctctatttctctcctctcgctctctctctctttctctgtcactctcttcctgtctctctcgatcgctctctctctctcctctcactctgtttttacttcactctgtggtccaactcatcccaaaccatctcaattgggttaaggtcgggttaaggtcgggtgactgtggaggccaggttatctgatgcagcactccatcactctccttggtcaaatagcccatacacagtctggaggtgtgttttgagtcattgtcctgttgaaaaacaaatgatagtcccactaagcgcaaaccagatgggatggtgtatcactgcagaatgctgtggtagccatgctggttaagcgtgccttgaattctgaataaatcactgacagtgtcaccagcaaagcacccccacaccatcacaactcctcctccatgcttcagaggtaactctgggtcttcctttcctgtggcggtccttttAAGAGACAGTTTTCATCATAGCTTCATGGTTTTTGAAATTTTACGCATTGACTTAAAgacttaaagtaataatggactgtcttttctcttggcttatttgaactgttcttgccataatatggacttgtataccctaccttgtcacaacacaactgattggcttaaatgcTTTTAGAGGGAAATACTTCATAGACAAACTTCATAGATttacattggcagtagaatggccttactgaagttcCCTGActttaggatgccacctttccaacaagtcagttcatcaaatttctgtcctACTAgacctgccccggtcaactgtaagtgctgttattgtgaagtgcaacagcagctcagccacaaagtggtaggccacacaagctcacagaatgggaatgCCAATTGATGAAGCATGTaacacgtaaaaatcatctgccctcggttgcaacactcactaccgagtttcaaactgcctctggaagcaatgtcagcacaataccTGTTCgttaggagcttcatgaaatgggtttccatggccgagcagccgcgcacacaagcctaagatcaccatgcacaatgccaagtgttggctggagtggtgtaaagctcgcccgcaattggactctggagtagtgaaaacgcgttctctggagtgaagaatcatgcctcaccatctggcagtccgatggaagAATATGGGTTTTGCTGACGCCAGGAAAACGCTGCCTgccacaatgcatagtgccaactgtaaagtttggtggaggaggaataatggtttggggctgttatTCATGGTTTGGTCTacaccccttagttccagtgaaggggaatcgtaatgttactgtcacgccctggtattttgtgtttttcttcatgtattgggtcaggccagggtgtggcatggggtttttgtattgtggtgtgttttgtcttggggttttggtgtgtatgtattgggattgtagctagtggggttatctagcaaggtctatggctgtctggagtggttctcaatcagaggcaggtgtttattgttgtctctgattgggaaccatatttaggcagccatattctttgagtttgtcgtgggtgattgtccttagtgtccttgttcctgtctatgtgttaggttacacaagtataggctgtttcggttttcgttacgtttattgtttttgttagtgtttgttatttgattcgtgttttacgttcgttattaaatatggatcgcaatctacacgctgcagtttggtccgactctccttcacacctagaaaaccgtaacagttacagcatacaataacattctagacgattctgtgcttctaattttgtggcaacagcttggggaaggccctttcctatttcaacatgacaatgcccctgtgcacaaagcgaggtccatagagaaatggATTGTCGAGACCggagtggaagaacttgactggcctgcacaaagccctgacctcaaccccatcgaaaatctttgggatgaattggaacgctgactgcgaggcaggcctaatcacccaacatcagttccCGATCTCAgtaatgctgttgtggctgaatggaagcaagtccccgcagcaatgttccaacatctagtgggaagccttcccagaaaagtggaggctgttatagcagcaaaggggttccaactccatattaatgcccatgattttcaaatcagatgttcgatgagcaggtctccaaatacttttggtcatgtagtgtatgttacaaattccctctccttgttcggtaaatctcctggtagacgcagcaattcccaggagtcacatgtatcctctgtcacaggaggagacggtggctatggaaacatatgtctccgaatccctggggcagggatacattcggccctccacttcacctgcctcctcaagtttcttttttgtgaagaagaaggatgggcgTCTGCGCcagtgtattgactatcgaggtatCAATCAGATCACCGCGATGTACAGTTACCCGCTGCCTCTCATCACCAGTGCGatcgagtcaatgcacggggcgcgcttcttcacaaaattggatctcaggagcgcttaatACCGTATCcggggagggggacgagtggaagacagcatttagtaccacctctgggcactatgagtacctcgtcatgccgtacgggttgatgaatgctccatcagtcttccaggcctttgttgacgagattctcagggacctgcacgggcagggtgtagtggcgTATATCGACGACATTCTGATGTACTCCGCTAAAAGCGCTGAGCATGTGttcctggtgcgcagggtgcttggtcgactgttggagctgtacgtcaaggctgagaaatgtctattcttccaacagtccatctccttcctagggtaccacaTTTGcacttcaggggtggagatggagagtaaCCGCATTTCAGCCTTGCGTAATTgaccgactcccaccacggtaaaggaagtgcagcggtttctggggttttccaactactaccggaggtttatccagggttttggtcaggtagcagctcc
This window contains:
- the LOC112226386 gene encoding protein crumbs homolog 1-like; this translates as MQEAKISDCLHIYTGAICEEDTNTCELLPCQNGGVCESHHGGYRCLCSQQSQDGHLYGGENCTVALLGCDGNHCKNGSICSPLFLNDRHTYTCTCRAGFTGSNCQTSTIFSFETSGYMYVETELSDPEVPLNVTLSFRTDRHVGTLLQRRVEDLLLTIELVDSHLRLSMLRGQESRRAVVLELPPSVSDGQWHTVEAWLGSEAEGSGIRLLQSSCDEVGCTKEFPTTDTPLLDQGSGLSESGSVRHSLFLGGVGLGWGSGVVAGKRMPEAADPSVPLVPPAHFLGCFRDVFVESRLVVPALANSPAQINVTAGCSDKDKCDDNPCQNRGHCINQGWRSYMCECYRPYKGTTDCAEEYITAKFGYEDVASYAVFSLDDPLGSGTITISMFVRTRRPSGLLLVLANSTSQYLRLWLDDGRVKVQVNNFESLTGSKVVSDGHFHLVTVQLEGDSVTLFQSAQSHGTIPIRPVVAQPGDLVYVGGLSDQRASASFGGYLKGCVQDLRINNKRLQFFPIGTPVASYGVEELVNVTQGCMSDNVCSNIPCLNGGVCYSMWDDFICNCPPNIAGRRCEVVKWCELSPCPSTAACQTLSQGFECVSNVTLRNDSILSYRGNGKIRHHLSSVLLSVRTRQTNATLLHTKKGSEFITISLQDSHLLLELQAGGGEASPKLTAQSRGLVSDGKWHMVELSMEAPDLQTSRWIMVLDGGRDGVEEEHVVSKVASGSLAFLREGVDILLGGLGPEAGGNLDGCLGPVQIGGLPLPFYGDTDLNLPRPQEGQFVRTPSAVTPLYGCRGASVCTPNPCLNQGVCEELFDLSLCRCPPEWMGPQCQNDVDTCAVKPCVHGNCSVLGEGYLCACEPGYGGTRCEKDVDMCENNKCGPEATCLRGLLNYACHCPRNMTGPFCEYPNLPTSVCPGDRWNYSCFNGGNCSKQDYTCDCLPGFIGEWCEIDFDECASSPCEYGGYCHNLVNHFHCICEMNFSGDQCQIDVSDFYFYLALLQFQYMFQLMSYLILHLDDGPEIDWGQLQIDDD